One Obesumbacterium proteus DNA window includes the following coding sequences:
- a CDS encoding replication endonuclease — translation MSQSNRGRVAPTPPPAFNAEPKAPFVGAYSWNAPREAIGKERPLTREEYIQGQDALRKIDTLPNFVGGYFSNRHAYLLKNQGLLTAHRFLLNVFMPRIWPRITKVNAKYEMKLTGYAYELFIGEAECYSRLPGMHDKELKQMAGRISSVLFAAYDKACQKHVSDHDGDNANLLSDEVQSAIFGLVAGAARSLNITPKYWMRYLKGKLGVESALRSIMRLVNDEWWIRKLKALRMQWREALLIAAGEVNFQRSEYASKLAIRDIQSRRLANLEYLKSQELENVETGERFDLIDKVMASISNPKIRRMELMSTIAGIEKYAASQHHCGLFITITTPSKYHPTRKVGKKGSQRVHLNHKWDDETYSPKDGQRYLCRIWSNMRTAFKDRDLKVYGMRVVEPHHDGTPHWHMLLFCHPKQRSDVIAVMRRYALKEDGDERGAEKNRFQCKHMYKGCAAGYIAKYIAKNIDGYALDGELDFETGKPLSDAAAAVTAWASIWRIPQFHPVGVPTMGAYRECRSGTLRSISLAESFDERVEAVRAAADSGDFAAYIAAQGGANVPRDLQTVRVAREVAEELNEYDEEVQKVVGIFAPHLGARHIHKTRETQWRIVSKAVDVDLDPLTLKSASGAPRSPVNNCGEGQHSVDIKPEVTPSEYAAAVMKLVESGDVSWTDWDVAKTLRDAAREQSPRINLQQRSANQNKPHDLAPSARLTRIELDRTWQINRDLAKEGITAQRWELDALAQGATVSFDDKVFSYPALDEWPGFSDI, via the coding sequence ATGAGCCAGTCCAATAGGGGGCGAGTCGCCCCCACACCGCCGCCAGCCTTTAACGCTGAACCTAAAGCGCCCTTTGTGGGCGCTTATAGCTGGAATGCGCCACGCGAAGCCATTGGAAAAGAGAGACCTCTTACCCGTGAAGAATACATTCAGGGGCAAGATGCCTTGCGCAAAATTGATACGTTGCCAAACTTTGTTGGGGGCTACTTCTCAAATCGACATGCCTACCTGCTGAAAAATCAGGGTTTGCTCACCGCTCACCGCTTTTTGCTGAATGTTTTCATGCCGCGCATCTGGCCGCGCATCACAAAAGTTAACGCCAAATATGAGATGAAGTTAACGGGTTACGCCTATGAGCTCTTTATCGGCGAAGCTGAATGCTATTCACGTTTGCCGGGTATGCATGACAAAGAGCTTAAACAAATGGCTGGCCGCATTTCATCGGTATTATTCGCCGCTTATGACAAAGCCTGTCAGAAACACGTTAGCGATCATGATGGTGATAACGCCAACCTTCTGAGTGATGAGGTTCAGAGTGCTATTTTTGGTCTGGTCGCTGGAGCAGCTCGCTCACTGAATATCACCCCAAAATACTGGATGCGTTACCTCAAAGGTAAGTTAGGCGTTGAAAGCGCGCTAAGAAGCATCATGCGATTAGTTAATGATGAATGGTGGATAAGAAAACTTAAAGCGTTGCGTATGCAATGGCGTGAGGCGTTATTGATTGCGGCTGGTGAAGTGAATTTTCAGCGCTCAGAGTATGCGAGTAAGCTGGCAATTCGAGATATTCAGTCACGCCGCTTAGCTAACTTGGAGTATCTGAAATCCCAAGAGCTTGAGAACGTCGAAACCGGTGAGCGGTTCGACCTTATCGATAAAGTGATGGCGAGTATTTCTAATCCAAAAATCCGCCGCATGGAGCTAATGAGCACTATCGCGGGGATCGAGAAATATGCAGCCAGTCAACACCATTGCGGCTTATTCATTACGATCACCACCCCTTCAAAATATCACCCAACTCGCAAGGTCGGTAAAAAGGGAAGTCAGCGCGTCCACCTTAATCATAAGTGGGATGATGAAACGTATTCGCCCAAAGACGGTCAGCGCTATCTTTGCCGCATTTGGAGCAATATGCGCACCGCATTTAAAGACCGCGATTTAAAAGTGTATGGGATGCGCGTTGTTGAGCCACATCACGACGGCACGCCGCACTGGCATATGCTCTTGTTTTGCCATCCAAAGCAACGCAGTGATGTTATTGCGGTGATGCGTAGATATGCGTTGAAAGAAGACGGTGACGAGCGCGGAGCCGAGAAAAATCGTTTTCAATGCAAGCACATGTACAAAGGATGTGCCGCTGGATACATCGCAAAATATATCGCCAAAAATATCGACGGTTATGCCCTTGACGGTGAACTCGACTTTGAAACGGGCAAGCCGCTATCTGATGCCGCTGCCGCCGTCACTGCGTGGGCGTCTATTTGGCGTATCCCGCAATTTCATCCCGTTGGTGTCCCAACCATGGGAGCCTATCGCGAATGCCGTAGCGGAACGCTGCGCAGCATTAGCCTAGCCGAGAGCTTTGACGAACGTGTCGAGGCTGTGCGAGCCGCTGCCGACAGTGGTGATTTTGCCGCTTATATCGCCGCGCAGGGCGGTGCCAATGTTCCCCGCGATTTACAAACTGTGCGTGTCGCGCGTGAGGTTGCCGAGGAGCTCAACGAGTACGACGAAGAAGTTCAGAAAGTTGTCGGCATCTTTGCCCCTCACCTCGGTGCGCGACATATCCACAAGACTCGCGAGACTCAATGGCGCATCGTCAGCAAGGCCGTTGACGTTGACCTTGATCCTTTGACTTTAAAAAGCGCCTCTGGCGCGCCTCGGAGTCCTGTCAATAACTGTGGGGAAGGTCAGCACAGTGTTGACATAAAACCGGAAGTTACGCCGTCTGAGTACGCCGCCGCTGTAATGAAACTCGTTGAAAGCGGAGATGTGAGCTGGACGGATTGGGACGTCGCCAAGACCCTGAGAGACGCAGCAAGGGAGCAGTCACCAAGAATAAACCTACAGCAGCGAAGCGCTAACCAAAATAAACCGCACGACTTAGCGCCATCGGCACGACTTACCCGTATTGAGCTGGATAGAACGTGGCAAATAAACCGCGATTTAGCCAAAGAAGGTATTACCGCGCAGCGCTGGGAGCTTGATGCGCTGGCGCAGGGTGCAACCGTGAGCTTTGACGACAAAGTATTTTCATATCCGGCGCTCGATGAATGGCCGGGCTTTAGTGATATCTGA
- a CDS encoding ASCH domain-containing protein gives MAITKTLQLAVKAEYFDAMKRGEKTEEYRLVNAYWGNRIFGRNYDTLIITKGYPRKDDEERRIVIPYDGYEIKMITHPHFGDDPVKVFAIKVNCKNSPVHHEGMGKNQNAPA, from the coding sequence ATGGCGATCACTAAGACTCTCCAGCTAGCTGTCAAAGCTGAATATTTCGACGCGATGAAACGTGGCGAAAAGACAGAAGAATATCGGCTAGTCAACGCCTATTGGGGTAATAGAATTTTTGGGCGTAACTACGACACTCTGATTATCACAAAGGGCTACCCGCGCAAGGATGACGAGGAACGGCGGATAGTCATTCCTTATGATGGTTATGAAATTAAGATGATTACCCATCCGCATTTTGGTGATGACCCGGTCAAGGTTTTCGCAATAAAAGTAAATTGCAAAAATTCACCTGTGCATCATGAAGGAATGGGGAAAAATCAGAATGCACCAGCTTAG
- a CDS encoding 3'-5' exonuclease — MTPQQRLQQKAQSWVGSRYFLLLDTETTGLSENDEIVEICIIDSRGLIMLNTLIKPTKPIPEEATAIHGITNEMVAHAPTWRDVHGVLVALYELHEFVIYNADFDTRMMNQTACLYGLGGGGFSQLLGEYSECAMLAYAEFYGQKDERRGGYKWQKLTNAAEQQGVIIQGSAHRALSDCLTTLGVIKAMAAGGAK, encoded by the coding sequence ATGACACCTCAACAGAGACTGCAACAGAAAGCTCAGAGCTGGGTAGGAAGTCGCTATTTTTTATTACTAGATACGGAGACAACTGGTCTTAGTGAAAATGATGAAATAGTGGAAATATGTATTATAGATTCCAGAGGTTTAATCATGCTGAATACTTTGATTAAGCCAACTAAGCCAATCCCTGAGGAAGCGACCGCGATCCATGGAATCACTAACGAAATGGTTGCTCATGCACCGACGTGGCGGGATGTGCATGGTGTTTTGGTGGCTCTATATGAACTTCATGAATTTGTTATTTATAACGCTGATTTTGATACCCGAATGATGAACCAGACTGCATGTTTGTATGGTTTGGGAGGTGGGGGCTTTAGTCAATTATTGGGCGAGTATTCTGAGTGTGCCATGCTGGCTTATGCCGAGTTTTATGGTCAGAAAGATGAGAGACGCGGTGGCTATAAATGGCAGAAGTTAACTAATGCAGCCGAGCAGCAAGGGGTAATCATCCAAGGCTCAGCACATCGCGCACTATCTGATTGTTTAACCACTCTTGGAGTAATTAAGGCTATGGCCGCTGGGGGTGCGAAATGA
- a CDS encoding DUF5405 family protein, protein MAKTFNWVFINNWFAVAKCNDSSFILSDIRMDKETKENNYPVRAVYSNKLTLIADITNLCVKRGIYLKTIQTPSELMRESHHFNELSQQALIQLENK, encoded by the coding sequence ATGGCTAAAACATTTAATTGGGTTTTTATTAATAATTGGTTTGCCGTCGCTAAGTGTAACGATAGTTCATTTATTCTTTCTGATATCAGAATGGATAAAGAGACTAAGGAAAACAATTATCCTGTGCGCGCTGTGTACTCAAATAAATTAACTTTAATTGCAGACATTACAAACCTGTGCGTTAAGCGTGGTATTTATTTGAAAACAATCCAAACACCATCCGAGCTTATGCGCGAAAGCCATCACTTTAATGAGCTAAGCCAACAGGCATTAATTCAACTTGAAAATAAATAA
- a CDS encoding DUF7415 domain-containing protein, translating to MTDLKTWSPAQVLEHAEYKLSLLPHKDSLSCDFYRGVIASIKELQMTQSATEQSAVPTMMGWDKLAERGLVFRINYEILHPLGLAMAYDANTGLSSGAHVASDGVWNFSDEILSYAANRGWLK from the coding sequence GTGACAGATTTAAAAACATGGTCGCCAGCGCAGGTGCTGGAACACGCAGAATATAAACTGAGCTTGCTTCCACACAAAGACTCGCTTAGTTGTGATTTTTATCGAGGCGTCATTGCGTCAATCAAAGAACTCCAGATGACACAGTCAGCCACCGAACAATCAGCAGTACCGACGATGATGGGGTGGGATAAATTAGCTGAGCGCGGTCTGGTGTTCAGAATTAATTATGAAATTTTGCATCCGCTGGGGCTTGCGATGGCATATGACGCAAATACTGGATTATCTAGCGGAGCACATGTGGCATCCGATGGCGTCTGGAATTTTTCGGACGAAATTTTGAGTTATGCAGCTAATCGCGGGTGGCTTAAATGA
- a CDS encoding DUF2732 family protein: MHMYKTVGQEMHRKAEAEMQERLLNKARNEAKADAAVMFSARLDEILVHVQKEGLSKDELVELVTQESIKLHNEGLSHRGFY, encoded by the coding sequence CGGCCAAGAGATGCACCGAAAAGCCGAAGCGGAAATGCAAGAGCGGCTATTAAATAAGGCTCGTAATGAGGCTAAGGCTGACGCGGCTGTTATGTTCTCCGCTCGACTCGATGAGATTCTCGTACATGTTCAAAAAGAAGGGCTATCGAAAGATGAGCTAGTCGAGCTTGTGACACAAGAATCTATCAAGCTACACAACGAGGGTTTAAGTCATCGAGGGTTTTACTAA
- a CDS encoding DUF5405 family protein, which translates to MIRIPIGKEFVITSDSLQYILNQKKVAQKGSKAGEEWLDPIAYFPSLNQLVTELVNRHVRNSTVTSIAGLAAEIGSIGKLCQEAFATYQPKVKP; encoded by the coding sequence ATGATCCGTATCCCCATCGGCAAAGAGTTTGTTATTACCTCTGACTCTCTTCAATACATCCTTAATCAAAAAAAGGTTGCACAAAAAGGCTCTAAAGCAGGTGAAGAATGGCTAGACCCTATCGCCTATTTTCCAAGCCTAAACCAGCTTGTCACCGAGCTGGTTAATCGCCATGTTCGCAACTCGACCGTGACTAGCATCGCAGGGCTAGCGGCTGAGATTGGGAGTATCGGAAAGCTTTGTCAGGAGGCGTTCGCCACTTACCAGCCGAAGGTCAAGCCATGA